Proteins from a single region of Brienomyrus brachyistius isolate T26 unplaced genomic scaffold, BBRACH_0.4 scaffold37, whole genome shotgun sequence:
- the LOC125722278 gene encoding stonustoxin subunit beta-like, protein MCNPFLFPLSGCRVTEEGCSSLASALRSNPSHLRELDLSYNHPGDSGVKLLSAVLEDPSCKLEKLNVDHSGECRTRPGLQKYSCQLTLDPNTANRRLSLSGGNRTVTQEWGAEQPYPDHPERFDSRPQVLCRESLTGRCYWEAEWDGDAAWIGVTYKGIRRKGGSDCGLGANDKSWCLYCYTDSYSVRHNKKQTLIPIRPSGSRRVGVYLDWGAGALSFYRVSSDGLTPLHRLTSSFTESLYPGSGVYRNSSVSL, encoded by the exons atgtgtaatccctttctgtTCCC gctgtcaggctgtagagtcacagaagaaggctgttcttccctggcttcagctctgagatcaaacccctcacacctgagagagctggacctgagctacaatcacccaggagactcaggagtgaagctgctctctgctgtactggaggatcccagctgtaaactggagaagctgaa tgtggatcacagtggagagtgcaggaccagaccaggcttacagaaat actcctgccagctgacgctggaccccaacacggcaaacagacgcctgtctctgtcaggggggaacaggacggTGACACAAGagtggggggcagagcagccatatcctgatcatccagagagatttgacagccgcccccaagttctgtgcagagagagtctgactggccgctgttactgggaggctgagtgggatggagatgcagcctggataggagtgacttacaaagggatcaggaggaaaggagggagtgactgtgggcttggagccaatgacaagtcatggtgtctgtactgttatactgacagttactctgtccggcacaataagaaacagactctcatacccatacggccctcaggctcccgcagagtaggagtgtatctggactggggggctggtgctctgtccttctacagagtctcctctgatggactgacccccctgcacagactcacctcctcattcactgagtccctctatccagggtctGGGGTTTATAGAAACTCCtctgtgtcactgtga